The sequence below is a genomic window from Micromonospora aurantiaca ATCC 27029.
GCAGCGAGCCGAGGAACTCGTCGGCGCGGGCCACCTCGGCCGGATCGGGGCGGGGCCACGGGTCGATCAGGTCGAGCCGGAATCGGCCGAGGAACAGTTCCTTGCCGAAGCTGGGCCGGTCCCAGGCCGACTCGCGGGCCGCCTCGGCTACCTGCCGGGCCTCCTTCTCGGAGACCTGGCCCGCCTCGGCGGGCAGCGGCCCCGCGCCGTCTGGTGACTCGGGCCGGCTGTTCTGTGTCGTGGTCACGGCTGCCTCCTCGTCGGTCCGGCTGCGTCGACGCGTTCGACGAAAACGACGCTACCCCCGGGTGTTACCCAGGGGTAGCGCTGCGTGCACGTCCGATTTGGCGGACGGTCAGTCGGTGAGCGTCTGCGGGTTGTCGTCCTCGTCGTCGATGTCGTCCTCACCCCAGTTGCGCCGGCTGAACGGCAGGATGGCCCAGAAGATCAGGAACCAGAGGCCGGTGAGCGCGCTGAGCAGGAACGCGATCGGCCGGTCCAGCACGAAGTCGGTGACCAGCAGGACCGAGCTGACCATCGCGATCAGCATGAAGAACAGGCCGCCGGTGGCCATCCGGTGGGCGAACCGGACCAGCTCCGGCTTACGCCCCTGCCGGAACAGCGCCCGGTGGAACGCGACCGGAGAAATGATCATCGCGGCGGACGCGGCGGCGGTCAGCAGCGCCACGATGTAGACGTCGCGCTGGAACTCCGTGGTCCGGCCGAACCCGTTGCTGAACGGCAGCGTCAGCAGGAAGGCGAAGAGGATCTGCACGCCGGTCTGCGCGACCCGCAGCTCCTGCAACAGATCGGCGAAGTTGCGCTGCCAGCGCTGCTTCTCGGATTCCTTGGACACTCGCGGACCTCCCCGGGAGACGGCACGGCCGGCGGGTGAACGCCCACCGGCAGGACCGCCTGTGCCCCGTACGGATGATCACGAAACCGGTTCAGGAACCGCGGCGGATCCGGCCCGCGTACCGTGCCTCCAGTTCGGCGTTGTGCTCGTCGCCGCCGGTGATGTTCGCGGACAGGTAGACCGGCGGGCGCTGCCCCGCCGCGACCAGCCGGGCCACCACCTCGGCGACGATCTGCTGGGCGAGCAGCGCCGCGGTGATCGAGGAGACCGCGCCGACCGCGCCGCCGCCCGGCAGCGGCAGCGTGGCGTCGCCGTACGGGGCGCCGTTGTCCAGCACCACGTCGGCGAAGTCGGCCAGCTTGCGGCCGGACGGGTGCCGCGAGGTCATCCGCGCCGAGTGCTGTGCCGACGTGATCGCCACCAGGCCGTGCCCGCGTTCCTTCACGATGGACGCGAACTCGACCATCGCCCCGTTCACGCCCGAGTTCGAGGCCAGCACGAACACGTCCTGCGGCCGGATCGGCGCCAGCTCGTAGAGGCGGTGCGCCACCGCCGGGTCGCGTTCCAGCTTCGGGCCGAGCACGTCGGCCGGGTCGCCGCCGATCAGCACCAGGTCACGCAGCGCGATCCGGTTGGTGGGCACCAGCCCGCCGGCCCGGCCGGCGATCTCCATGGCCAGCGCCTCGGAGTGCCCGGTGCCGAACGCGTGCACCACACCGTCGGCGCGCAGCGCCGCCGCGATCAGGTCGGCCGCGTCGGCCACGTTCTGCCGCTGCTCGGCGGCGACCCGGCCGATCGTCTCGGTCACCACCGCCAGGTACGCCTCGGCGCTCACCGTCATGCCTCCTCCGTTCCCGCGCACCGGGCGAGGATCGCCTCGGCCAGCGGGCCGGGCG
It includes:
- a CDS encoding DUF6328 family protein translates to MSKESEKQRWQRNFADLLQELRVAQTGVQILFAFLLTLPFSNGFGRTTEFQRDVYIVALLTAAASAAMIISPVAFHRALFRQGRKPELVRFAHRMATGGLFFMLIAMVSSVLLVTDFVLDRPIAFLLSALTGLWFLIFWAILPFSRRNWGEDDIDDEDDNPQTLTD
- a CDS encoding sugar isomerase domain-containing protein, producing the protein MTVSAEAYLAVVTETIGRVAAEQRQNVADAADLIAAALRADGVVHAFGTGHSEALAMEIAGRAGGLVPTNRIALRDLVLIGGDPADVLGPKLERDPAVAHRLYELAPIRPQDVFVLASNSGVNGAMVEFASIVKERGHGLVAITSAQHSARMTSRHPSGRKLADFADVVLDNGAPYGDATLPLPGGGAVGAVSSITAALLAQQIVAEVVARLVAAGQRPPVYLSANITGGDEHNAELEARYAGRIRRGS